A single Argentina anserina chromosome 7, drPotAnse1.1, whole genome shotgun sequence DNA region contains:
- the LOC126802197 gene encoding bifunctional protein FolD 4, chloroplastic has protein sequence MAAASMVFTDSSSTAAAARLVKQTTPLLLLRTTQNAVVSPRRLFYPNTAPRSLSVRSSSSSPSQFSTASVVNERLDKSGTKLEIVNKRLDGKKVAEKIRGEIAEEVLRMKDAIGVVPGLAVILVGDREESATYVSKKKEACEVVGITSFEVHLPEDAMEQQVLDAISGFNEDPSVHGILVQLPLPRHMDEQNILNAVRIEKDVDGFHPLNIGCLAMRGREPFFVPCTPKGCIELLHRYDIPIKGKRAVVIGRSNIVGMPVALLLQREDATVSIVHSRTKNPEELTKQADIVIAAVGQANMVRGSWIKPGAVVIDVGINPVEDNTKRSGFRLVGDVCYKEAKELASAITPVPGGVGPMTIVMLLTNTLISAKRIHNFQ, from the exons ATGGCCGCAGCCTCGATGGTTTTCACGGACTCCTCCtccaccgccgccgccgctcGCCTCGTCAAACAAACCacccctctcctcctcctccgcacCACCCAAAACGCTGTCGTTTCCCCCCGCCGCCTCTTCTACCCCAACACCGCTCCCAGAAGCCTCTCAGTCcgctcctcctcttcttctccctccCAATTCTCCACCG CTTCTGTTGTTAATGAGAGGCTTGATAAATCTGGTACGAAGCTCGAGATAGTGAATAAGAGGCTTGATGGGAAGAAGGTGGCGGAGAAGATTAGAGGGGAGATAGCTGAGGAAGTGTTGAGGATGAAGGATGCAATTGGGGTTGTTCCGGGGTTGGCGGTTATTTTGGTTGGAGATAGGGAGGAGTCGGCTACTTATGTTAGTAAGAAGAAGGAGGCTTGTGAGGTTGTGGGGATTACTTCTTTTGAAGTGCATTTGCCGGAGGACGCCATGGAACAACAAGTGCTGGATGCCATCTCCGGGTTCAATGAGGATCCATCAGTTCATGGGATTCTTGTTCAGCTACCTTTGCCTAGG CATATGGATGAACAGAACATCTTAAATGCTGTTAGGATTGAGAAAGATGTGGATGGATTTCACCCGCTAAATATTGGCTGTCTTGCCATGCGTGGTAGGGAACCATTCTTTGTTCCCTGTACTCCCAAAGGCTGCATAGAGTTGTTGCATAGATATGACATCCCTATCAAAGGAAAGAGAGCTGTTGTAATTGGGCGGAGCAATATTGTTGGGATGCCAGTTGCTCTGTTGCTGCAG AGGGAAGATGCTACAGTCAGTATAGTCCATTCCCGAACGAAGAATCCTGAGGAGTTAACGAAACAAGCAGATATTGTAATCGCAGCTGTAGGGCAAGCAAATATGGTGAGGGGTAGCTGGATTAAACCTGGTGCAGTAGTTATCGATGTTGGAATCAATCCAGTTGAG GATAATACAAAACGTTCTGGATTTCGGCTAGTCGGAGATGTCTGTTATAAGGAGGCCAAAGAACTTGCTTCAGCAATTACTCCAGTGCCAGGAGGAGTTGGTCCAATGACTATAGTAATGCTTCTCACAAATACACTCATATCAGCAAAAAGGATACACAACTTCCAGTAA